A window of the Lepus europaeus isolate LE1 chromosome 5, mLepTim1.pri, whole genome shotgun sequence genome harbors these coding sequences:
- the SEMA6C gene encoding semaphorin-6C isoform X3 produces the protein MPRVPHFMPLLLLLLLLSLPHAQAAFPQDPLPLLTSDLHGAPPLAWFRGLEDDAVAAELGLDFQRFLTLNRTLLVAARDHVFSFDLQAQEEREGLVPSKYLTWRSQDVENCAVRGKLTDECYNYIRVLVPWDSQTLLACGTNSFSPVCRSYGITSLQQEGEELSGQARCPFDATQSNVAIFAEPHFVHALEHGEHVYFFFREVSVEDSRLGRVQFSRVARVCKRDMGGSPRALDRHWTSFLKLRLNCSVPGDSTFYFDVLQALTGPVNLHGRSALFGVFTTQTNSIPGSAVCAFYLDDIERGFEGKFKEQRSLDGAWTPVSEDRVPSPRPGSCAGVGGAALFPSSRDLPDDVLIFIKAHPLLDPAVPPATHQPLLTLTSRALLTQVAVDGMAGPHSNTTVLFLGSNDGTVLKVLPPGGRSGGAEPVLLEEIDAYSPSRCGGKRAVQTARRIIGLELDTEGHRLFVAFSGCIVHFPLSRCARHGACRRSCLASQDPYCGWHSSRGCVDVRGGGTDVDWVGSQESPEHGDCQDGATGSQSGLGDSAYVLLGPGPSPETPSPPSDAHPRPQSSTLGAHTQGVRRDLPPASASRSVPIPLLLASVAAAFALGASVSGLLVSCACRRAHRRRSKDIETPGLPRPLSLRSLARLHGGGPEPPPPPKDGDAAPTPQLYTTFLPPADGVPSPELACLPTPESTPELPAKHLRAAGGPWEWNQNGNNAKEGPGRARGGNAAGAPAQRVLVRPPPPGCPGQAVEVTTLEELLRYLHGPQPPRKGAEPPAPAPFTSRPLPPEPAPTPALFADPSPLPRECAPPLRLDVPPEGKCAAPSARPALSAPAPRLGVGGSRRLPFSTHRAPPALLTRVPSGGPARYSGGPGRHLLYLGRPEGYRGRGLKRADMEKAPKPPLGGPSHPAVPSGSHFNF, from the exons ATGCCCCGTGTCCCCCACTTCATgcccttgctgctgctgctgctgctgctctcactTCCCCACGCCCAGGCCGCCTTTCCTCAGGACCCGCTCCCTTTGTTGACCTCTGATCTGCATG GTGCTCCCCCGTTAGCCTGGTTCCGGGGCCTGGAGGATGATGCTGTGGCTGCAGAACTTGGGCTGGACTTCCAGAGATTCCTCACCTTGAACCGGACCTTGCTGGTGGCTGCCCG GGATCACGTCTTCTCCTTCGATCTTCAAGCCCAAGAAGAAAGGGAGGGCCTGGTGCCCAGCAAG TATCTGACATGGCGGAGCCAGGATGTGGAGAACTGTGCTGTCCGGGGAAAGCTGACG GACGAGTGCTACAACTACATTCGTGTCCTTGTTCCTTGGGACTCGCAGACGCTTCTTGCCTGTGGAACGAACTCATTCAGCCCCGTGTGCCGTAGCTATGGG ATAACTTCGCTGCAGCAGGAGGGTGAGGAGCTGAGTGGGCAGGCTCGGTGCCCGTTTGATGCCACCCAGTCCAACGTGGCCATCTTTGCAG AGCCGCACTTTGTCCACGCCTTGGAGCACGGAGAGCACGTCTACTTCTTCTTCCGAGAGGTCTCTGTGGAGGACTCCCGGCTGGGAAGG GTGCAGTTCTCCCGTGTAGCCCGCGTCTGTAAACGCGACATGGGCGGCTCCCCTCGGGCCCTGGACCGCCACTGGACCTCCTTCCTGAAGCTGCGGCTCAACTGCTCCGTCCCTGGGGACTCCACCTTCTACTTTGATGTGCTACAGGCCTTGACTGGGCCCGTGAACTTGCATGGCCGCTCTGCTCTCTTTGGGGTCTTCACCACCCAGACCAACAG CATCCCTGGCTCTGCGGTCTGCGCCTTCTACCTGGATGATATTGAGCGTGGGTTTGAGGGCAAGTTCAAGGAGCAGAGGAGTCTGGATGGGGCCTGGACCCCTGTGTCTGAGGACAGGGTACCCTCACCCAG GCCGGGCTCCTGCGCAGGAGTAGGTGGAGCTGCCTTGTTCCCCTCCTCTCGAGACCTCCCTGATGATGTCCTGATCTTCATCAAGGCCCACCCACTTCTGGACCCCGCTGTGCCGCCTGCCACCCATCAGCCTCTCCTCACTCTCACCAGCAG GGCCCTCCTGACCCAGGTAGCTGTGGACGGCATGGCTGGTCCCCACAGTAACACCACTGTCCTCTTCCTCGGCTCCAACGACGGGACAGTGCTGAAGGTGCTGCCCCCAGGGGGGCGCTCCGGGGGAGCTGAGCCTGTCTTACTGGAAGAGATTGACGCCTACAGCCCCTCCCG GTGCGGTGGCAAGCGGGCTGTCCAAACAGCACGACGAATCATAGGGCTGGAGCTGGACACGGAGGGTCACAGGCTCTTTGTGGCCTTTTCTGGCTGTATCGTCCACTTCCCACTCAGCCGCTGCGCCCGGCACGGGGCCTGTCGCAG gagctgtCTGGCTTCTCAGGACCCGTACTGTGGATGGCATAGCTCCAGAGGCTGCGTGGATGTCAGAGGTGGTGG gaCCGATGTGGACTgggttgggagccaggaatccccGGAGCATGGTGACTGCCAAG ATGGGGCCACCGGGAGTCAGTCTGGCCTGGGGGATTCCGCTTATG TGCTTCTGGGTCCTGGCCCTTCCCCTGAGACCCCCAGTCCCCCCAGTGATGCCCACCCCCGGCCCCAGTCTTCCACTCTTGGAGCTCACACTCAGG GCGTGCGCCGGGACCTCCCCCCAGCCTCGGCCTCCCGCTCGGTCCCCATCCCACTCCTCCTGGCCAGTGTGGCCGCGGCCTTCGCCTTGGGCGCCTCGGTCTCtggcctcctggtctcctgtgcttGTCGCCGCGCCCACCGACGTCGGAGCAAAGACATCGAGACCCCGGGGCTCCCGCGCCCTCTCTCCCTTCGCAGTCTGGCCCGGCTGCACGGCGGGGGCCCAGAGCCGCCACCGCCGCCCAAGGACGGAGACGCCGCGCCCACGCCGCAGCTCTACAccaccttcctgcctcctgccgACGGCGTGCCCTCGCCGGAGCTggcctgcctgcccaccccagAGTCCACGCCCGAGCTGCCCGCCAAGCACCTCCGCGCTGCCGGGGGTCCCTGGGAGTGGAACCAGAACGGGAACAACGCCAAGGAGGGCCCGGGCCGCGCGCGGGGCGGGAACGCGGCGGGCGCCCCCGCGCAGCGCGTGCTGGTgaggccgccgccgcccggcTGCCCCGGGCAGGCGGTGGAGGTCACCACCCTGGAGGAACTGCTGCGCTACCTGCACGGCCCGCAGCCGCCCAGGAAGGGGGCCGAGCCGCCAGCCCCGGCCCCTTTTACCTCGCGGCCGCTCCCGCCCGAGCCTGCGCCCACCCCGGCGCTATTTGCAGACCCCAGCCCCTTACCCCGGGAGTGTGCCCCGCCTCTGAGGCTGGACGTGCCCCCCGAAGGCAAGTGCGCGGCCCCCAGCGCCCGACCCGCGCTCTCCGCCCCCGCTCcccgcctgggggtggggggcagccggAGGTTGCCCTTCTCCACCCACCGTGCGCCACCTGCCCTGCTCACTCGGGTGCCCTCGGGAGGGCCCGCCAGGTACTCTGGGGGTCCCGGGAGGCACCTCCTGTACCTGGGCCGGCCCGAGGGGTACCGAGGCCGCGGCCTGAAGAGGGCGGACATGGAGAAGGCCCCGAAGCCGCCCCTCGGCGGGCCCTCTCACCCGGCCGTCCCTAGCGGCAGCCATTTTAACTTTTAG
- the SEMA6C gene encoding semaphorin-6C isoform X2: MPRVPHFMPLLLLLLLLSLPHAQAAFPQDPLPLLTSDLHGAPPLAWFRGLEDDAVAAELGLDFQRFLTLNRTLLVAARDHVFSFDLQAQEEREGLVPSKYLTWRSQDVENCAVRGKLTDECYNYIRVLVPWDSQTLLACGTNSFSPVCRSYGITSLQQEGEELSGQARCPFDATQSNVAIFAEGSLYSATAADFQASDAVVYRSLGSQPPLRSAKYDSKWLREPHFVHALEHGEHVYFFFREVSVEDSRLGRVQFSRVARVCKRDMGGSPRALDRHWTSFLKLRLNCSVPGDSTFYFDVLQALTGPVNLHGRSALFGVFTTQTNSIPGSAVCAFYLDDIERGFEGKFKEQRSLDGAWTPVSEDRVPSPRPGSCAGVGGAALFPSSRDLPDDVLIFIKAHPLLDPAVPPATHQPLLTLTSRALLTQVAVDGMAGPHSNTTVLFLGSNDGTVLKVLPPGGRSGGAEPVLLEEIDAYSPSRCGGKRAVQTARRIIGLELDTEGHRLFVAFSGCIVHFPLSRCARHGACRRSCLASQDPYCGWHSSRGCVDVRGGGTDVDWVGSQESPEHGDCQDGATGSQSGLGDSAYGVRRDLPPASASRSVPIPLLLASVAAAFALGASVSGLLVSCACRRAHRRRSKDIETPGLPRPLSLRSLARLHGGGPEPPPPPKDGDAAPTPQLYTTFLPPADGVPSPELACLPTPESTPELPAKHLRAAGGPWEWNQNGNNAKEGPGRARGGNAAGAPAQRVLVRPPPPGCPGQAVEVTTLEELLRYLHGPQPPRKGAEPPAPAPFTSRPLPPEPAPTPALFADPSPLPRECAPPLRLDVPPEGKCAAPSARPALSAPAPRLGVGGSRRLPFSTHRAPPALLTRVPSGGPARYSGGPGRHLLYLGRPEGYRGRGLKRADMEKAPKPPLGGPSHPAVPSGSHFNF, translated from the exons ATGCCCCGTGTCCCCCACTTCATgcccttgctgctgctgctgctgctgctctcactTCCCCACGCCCAGGCCGCCTTTCCTCAGGACCCGCTCCCTTTGTTGACCTCTGATCTGCATG GTGCTCCCCCGTTAGCCTGGTTCCGGGGCCTGGAGGATGATGCTGTGGCTGCAGAACTTGGGCTGGACTTCCAGAGATTCCTCACCTTGAACCGGACCTTGCTGGTGGCTGCCCG GGATCACGTCTTCTCCTTCGATCTTCAAGCCCAAGAAGAAAGGGAGGGCCTGGTGCCCAGCAAG TATCTGACATGGCGGAGCCAGGATGTGGAGAACTGTGCTGTCCGGGGAAAGCTGACG GACGAGTGCTACAACTACATTCGTGTCCTTGTTCCTTGGGACTCGCAGACGCTTCTTGCCTGTGGAACGAACTCATTCAGCCCCGTGTGCCGTAGCTATGGG ATAACTTCGCTGCAGCAGGAGGGTGAGGAGCTGAGTGGGCAGGCTCGGTGCCCGTTTGATGCCACCCAGTCCAACGTGGCCATCTTTGCAG AGGGCAGCCTGTACTCAGCCACAGCCGCAGATTTCCAGGCCAGCGATGCTGTTGTTTACAGAAGCCTGGGGTCTCAGCCCCCACTCCGCTCCGCCAAGTACGACTCCAAGTGGCTCCGAG AGCCGCACTTTGTCCACGCCTTGGAGCACGGAGAGCACGTCTACTTCTTCTTCCGAGAGGTCTCTGTGGAGGACTCCCGGCTGGGAAGG GTGCAGTTCTCCCGTGTAGCCCGCGTCTGTAAACGCGACATGGGCGGCTCCCCTCGGGCCCTGGACCGCCACTGGACCTCCTTCCTGAAGCTGCGGCTCAACTGCTCCGTCCCTGGGGACTCCACCTTCTACTTTGATGTGCTACAGGCCTTGACTGGGCCCGTGAACTTGCATGGCCGCTCTGCTCTCTTTGGGGTCTTCACCACCCAGACCAACAG CATCCCTGGCTCTGCGGTCTGCGCCTTCTACCTGGATGATATTGAGCGTGGGTTTGAGGGCAAGTTCAAGGAGCAGAGGAGTCTGGATGGGGCCTGGACCCCTGTGTCTGAGGACAGGGTACCCTCACCCAG GCCGGGCTCCTGCGCAGGAGTAGGTGGAGCTGCCTTGTTCCCCTCCTCTCGAGACCTCCCTGATGATGTCCTGATCTTCATCAAGGCCCACCCACTTCTGGACCCCGCTGTGCCGCCTGCCACCCATCAGCCTCTCCTCACTCTCACCAGCAG GGCCCTCCTGACCCAGGTAGCTGTGGACGGCATGGCTGGTCCCCACAGTAACACCACTGTCCTCTTCCTCGGCTCCAACGACGGGACAGTGCTGAAGGTGCTGCCCCCAGGGGGGCGCTCCGGGGGAGCTGAGCCTGTCTTACTGGAAGAGATTGACGCCTACAGCCCCTCCCG GTGCGGTGGCAAGCGGGCTGTCCAAACAGCACGACGAATCATAGGGCTGGAGCTGGACACGGAGGGTCACAGGCTCTTTGTGGCCTTTTCTGGCTGTATCGTCCACTTCCCACTCAGCCGCTGCGCCCGGCACGGGGCCTGTCGCAG gagctgtCTGGCTTCTCAGGACCCGTACTGTGGATGGCATAGCTCCAGAGGCTGCGTGGATGTCAGAGGTGGTGG gaCCGATGTGGACTgggttgggagccaggaatccccGGAGCATGGTGACTGCCAAG ATGGGGCCACCGGGAGTCAGTCTGGCCTGGGGGATTCCGCTTATG GCGTGCGCCGGGACCTCCCCCCAGCCTCGGCCTCCCGCTCGGTCCCCATCCCACTCCTCCTGGCCAGTGTGGCCGCGGCCTTCGCCTTGGGCGCCTCGGTCTCtggcctcctggtctcctgtgcttGTCGCCGCGCCCACCGACGTCGGAGCAAAGACATCGAGACCCCGGGGCTCCCGCGCCCTCTCTCCCTTCGCAGTCTGGCCCGGCTGCACGGCGGGGGCCCAGAGCCGCCACCGCCGCCCAAGGACGGAGACGCCGCGCCCACGCCGCAGCTCTACAccaccttcctgcctcctgccgACGGCGTGCCCTCGCCGGAGCTggcctgcctgcccaccccagAGTCCACGCCCGAGCTGCCCGCCAAGCACCTCCGCGCTGCCGGGGGTCCCTGGGAGTGGAACCAGAACGGGAACAACGCCAAGGAGGGCCCGGGCCGCGCGCGGGGCGGGAACGCGGCGGGCGCCCCCGCGCAGCGCGTGCTGGTgaggccgccgccgcccggcTGCCCCGGGCAGGCGGTGGAGGTCACCACCCTGGAGGAACTGCTGCGCTACCTGCACGGCCCGCAGCCGCCCAGGAAGGGGGCCGAGCCGCCAGCCCCGGCCCCTTTTACCTCGCGGCCGCTCCCGCCCGAGCCTGCGCCCACCCCGGCGCTATTTGCAGACCCCAGCCCCTTACCCCGGGAGTGTGCCCCGCCTCTGAGGCTGGACGTGCCCCCCGAAGGCAAGTGCGCGGCCCCCAGCGCCCGACCCGCGCTCTCCGCCCCCGCTCcccgcctgggggtggggggcagccggAGGTTGCCCTTCTCCACCCACCGTGCGCCACCTGCCCTGCTCACTCGGGTGCCCTCGGGAGGGCCCGCCAGGTACTCTGGGGGTCCCGGGAGGCACCTCCTGTACCTGGGCCGGCCCGAGGGGTACCGAGGCCGCGGCCTGAAGAGGGCGGACATGGAGAAGGCCCCGAAGCCGCCCCTCGGCGGGCCCTCTCACCCGGCCGTCCCTAGCGGCAGCCATTTTAACTTTTAG
- the SEMA6C gene encoding semaphorin-6C isoform X1: protein MPRVPHFMPLLLLLLLLSLPHAQAAFPQDPLPLLTSDLHGAPPLAWFRGLEDDAVAAELGLDFQRFLTLNRTLLVAARDHVFSFDLQAQEEREGLVPSKYLTWRSQDVENCAVRGKLTDECYNYIRVLVPWDSQTLLACGTNSFSPVCRSYGITSLQQEGEELSGQARCPFDATQSNVAIFAEGSLYSATAADFQASDAVVYRSLGSQPPLRSAKYDSKWLREPHFVHALEHGEHVYFFFREVSVEDSRLGRVQFSRVARVCKRDMGGSPRALDRHWTSFLKLRLNCSVPGDSTFYFDVLQALTGPVNLHGRSALFGVFTTQTNSIPGSAVCAFYLDDIERGFEGKFKEQRSLDGAWTPVSEDRVPSPRPGSCAGVGGAALFPSSRDLPDDVLIFIKAHPLLDPAVPPATHQPLLTLTSRALLTQVAVDGMAGPHSNTTVLFLGSNDGTVLKVLPPGGRSGGAEPVLLEEIDAYSPSRCGGKRAVQTARRIIGLELDTEGHRLFVAFSGCIVHFPLSRCARHGACRRSCLASQDPYCGWHSSRGCVDVRGGGTDVDWVGSQESPEHGDCQDGATGSQSGLGDSAYVLLGPGPSPETPSPPSDAHPRPQSSTLGAHTQGVRRDLPPASASRSVPIPLLLASVAAAFALGASVSGLLVSCACRRAHRRRSKDIETPGLPRPLSLRSLARLHGGGPEPPPPPKDGDAAPTPQLYTTFLPPADGVPSPELACLPTPESTPELPAKHLRAAGGPWEWNQNGNNAKEGPGRARGGNAAGAPAQRVLVRPPPPGCPGQAVEVTTLEELLRYLHGPQPPRKGAEPPAPAPFTSRPLPPEPAPTPALFADPSPLPRECAPPLRLDVPPEGKCAAPSARPALSAPAPRLGVGGSRRLPFSTHRAPPALLTRVPSGGPARYSGGPGRHLLYLGRPEGYRGRGLKRADMEKAPKPPLGGPSHPAVPSGSHFNF from the exons ATGCCCCGTGTCCCCCACTTCATgcccttgctgctgctgctgctgctgctctcactTCCCCACGCCCAGGCCGCCTTTCCTCAGGACCCGCTCCCTTTGTTGACCTCTGATCTGCATG GTGCTCCCCCGTTAGCCTGGTTCCGGGGCCTGGAGGATGATGCTGTGGCTGCAGAACTTGGGCTGGACTTCCAGAGATTCCTCACCTTGAACCGGACCTTGCTGGTGGCTGCCCG GGATCACGTCTTCTCCTTCGATCTTCAAGCCCAAGAAGAAAGGGAGGGCCTGGTGCCCAGCAAG TATCTGACATGGCGGAGCCAGGATGTGGAGAACTGTGCTGTCCGGGGAAAGCTGACG GACGAGTGCTACAACTACATTCGTGTCCTTGTTCCTTGGGACTCGCAGACGCTTCTTGCCTGTGGAACGAACTCATTCAGCCCCGTGTGCCGTAGCTATGGG ATAACTTCGCTGCAGCAGGAGGGTGAGGAGCTGAGTGGGCAGGCTCGGTGCCCGTTTGATGCCACCCAGTCCAACGTGGCCATCTTTGCAG AGGGCAGCCTGTACTCAGCCACAGCCGCAGATTTCCAGGCCAGCGATGCTGTTGTTTACAGAAGCCTGGGGTCTCAGCCCCCACTCCGCTCCGCCAAGTACGACTCCAAGTGGCTCCGAG AGCCGCACTTTGTCCACGCCTTGGAGCACGGAGAGCACGTCTACTTCTTCTTCCGAGAGGTCTCTGTGGAGGACTCCCGGCTGGGAAGG GTGCAGTTCTCCCGTGTAGCCCGCGTCTGTAAACGCGACATGGGCGGCTCCCCTCGGGCCCTGGACCGCCACTGGACCTCCTTCCTGAAGCTGCGGCTCAACTGCTCCGTCCCTGGGGACTCCACCTTCTACTTTGATGTGCTACAGGCCTTGACTGGGCCCGTGAACTTGCATGGCCGCTCTGCTCTCTTTGGGGTCTTCACCACCCAGACCAACAG CATCCCTGGCTCTGCGGTCTGCGCCTTCTACCTGGATGATATTGAGCGTGGGTTTGAGGGCAAGTTCAAGGAGCAGAGGAGTCTGGATGGGGCCTGGACCCCTGTGTCTGAGGACAGGGTACCCTCACCCAG GCCGGGCTCCTGCGCAGGAGTAGGTGGAGCTGCCTTGTTCCCCTCCTCTCGAGACCTCCCTGATGATGTCCTGATCTTCATCAAGGCCCACCCACTTCTGGACCCCGCTGTGCCGCCTGCCACCCATCAGCCTCTCCTCACTCTCACCAGCAG GGCCCTCCTGACCCAGGTAGCTGTGGACGGCATGGCTGGTCCCCACAGTAACACCACTGTCCTCTTCCTCGGCTCCAACGACGGGACAGTGCTGAAGGTGCTGCCCCCAGGGGGGCGCTCCGGGGGAGCTGAGCCTGTCTTACTGGAAGAGATTGACGCCTACAGCCCCTCCCG GTGCGGTGGCAAGCGGGCTGTCCAAACAGCACGACGAATCATAGGGCTGGAGCTGGACACGGAGGGTCACAGGCTCTTTGTGGCCTTTTCTGGCTGTATCGTCCACTTCCCACTCAGCCGCTGCGCCCGGCACGGGGCCTGTCGCAG gagctgtCTGGCTTCTCAGGACCCGTACTGTGGATGGCATAGCTCCAGAGGCTGCGTGGATGTCAGAGGTGGTGG gaCCGATGTGGACTgggttgggagccaggaatccccGGAGCATGGTGACTGCCAAG ATGGGGCCACCGGGAGTCAGTCTGGCCTGGGGGATTCCGCTTATG TGCTTCTGGGTCCTGGCCCTTCCCCTGAGACCCCCAGTCCCCCCAGTGATGCCCACCCCCGGCCCCAGTCTTCCACTCTTGGAGCTCACACTCAGG GCGTGCGCCGGGACCTCCCCCCAGCCTCGGCCTCCCGCTCGGTCCCCATCCCACTCCTCCTGGCCAGTGTGGCCGCGGCCTTCGCCTTGGGCGCCTCGGTCTCtggcctcctggtctcctgtgcttGTCGCCGCGCCCACCGACGTCGGAGCAAAGACATCGAGACCCCGGGGCTCCCGCGCCCTCTCTCCCTTCGCAGTCTGGCCCGGCTGCACGGCGGGGGCCCAGAGCCGCCACCGCCGCCCAAGGACGGAGACGCCGCGCCCACGCCGCAGCTCTACAccaccttcctgcctcctgccgACGGCGTGCCCTCGCCGGAGCTggcctgcctgcccaccccagAGTCCACGCCCGAGCTGCCCGCCAAGCACCTCCGCGCTGCCGGGGGTCCCTGGGAGTGGAACCAGAACGGGAACAACGCCAAGGAGGGCCCGGGCCGCGCGCGGGGCGGGAACGCGGCGGGCGCCCCCGCGCAGCGCGTGCTGGTgaggccgccgccgcccggcTGCCCCGGGCAGGCGGTGGAGGTCACCACCCTGGAGGAACTGCTGCGCTACCTGCACGGCCCGCAGCCGCCCAGGAAGGGGGCCGAGCCGCCAGCCCCGGCCCCTTTTACCTCGCGGCCGCTCCCGCCCGAGCCTGCGCCCACCCCGGCGCTATTTGCAGACCCCAGCCCCTTACCCCGGGAGTGTGCCCCGCCTCTGAGGCTGGACGTGCCCCCCGAAGGCAAGTGCGCGGCCCCCAGCGCCCGACCCGCGCTCTCCGCCCCCGCTCcccgcctgggggtggggggcagccggAGGTTGCCCTTCTCCACCCACCGTGCGCCACCTGCCCTGCTCACTCGGGTGCCCTCGGGAGGGCCCGCCAGGTACTCTGGGGGTCCCGGGAGGCACCTCCTGTACCTGGGCCGGCCCGAGGGGTACCGAGGCCGCGGCCTGAAGAGGGCGGACATGGAGAAGGCCCCGAAGCCGCCCCTCGGCGGGCCCTCTCACCCGGCCGTCCCTAGCGGCAGCCATTTTAACTTTTAG